Proteins from a single region of Hordeum vulgare subsp. vulgare chromosome 6H, MorexV3_pseudomolecules_assembly, whole genome shotgun sequence:
- the LOC123402139 gene encoding uncharacterized protein LOC123402139 translates to MAVSAASSLALQAAPRRMRSVVVASAARFDRRSAVLLLLSAAGAGSSLAAVAPAANAAGSIGLFGIRKKLERAEEAAVEAAREVGEAAVEAAEAGGEAVAEAGKEVAGEGMQLAAEAGLAGDAFVQAGVVAGAEALGVLVGLSVVNGILKPEA, encoded by the coding sequence ATGGCCGTCTCAGCCGCCTCCAGCCTCGCGCTCCAAGCCGCCCCGCGCCGCATGCGCAGCGTCGTCGTCGCCTCGGCCGCGCGGTTCGACCGGCGCTCGGCCGTGCTCCTCCTGCTGTCGGCCGCGGGCGCGGGGTCGTCCTTGGCGGCGGTGGCGCCGGCCGCGAACGCCGCGGGCAGCATCGGGCTCTTCGGCATCCGGAAGAAGCTGGAGCGGGCGGAGGAGGCCGCGGTCGAGGCCGCGCGGGAGGTgggcgaggcggcggtggaggccGCGGAGGCCGgcggggaggcggtggcggaggccgGGAAGGAGGTCGCCGGGGAGGGAATGCAGCTGGCGGCCGAGGCGGGGCTCGCCGGCGACGCGTTCGTGCAGGCCGGCGTGGTCGCCGGCGCCGAGGCGCTCGGGGTCCTCGTCGGCTTGTCCGTCGTCAACGGCATCCTCAAGCCCGAGGCCTAG